One Stenotrophomonas oahuensis genomic region harbors:
- a CDS encoding Hsp70 family protein — translation MKIGIDFGTSNSAAAAVIEGQVVPIRFGEAEQFRTTVYFPEVMRDPNDFELTPALEHELHRLIDAASREARAAGQDRAPDALRREALRVVRRQWMEEQMRQPLSSTTLLQNAVYGDEALEAYFEENEGNLVQSPKSMLGYNLHPRARQTITGIATHILEHIRLTASRQLDAPVRTATLGRPVQFRSSIGAAGNDQALEILHTAAIAAGFDSVDFLEEPAAAAMHYHAESADEHDALVVDIGGGTTDIAHARVGGTRAPTIHRAWGIARGGTDIDLALSLSGYMPLFGRGISRVPAHHYVEAAMVQDMPRQREFRQHSYRDVDAPWGKRLQALQDTGNTARLYREVERCKIALSSAPTHDSVLDFIERDLALHTSAEQLGAAAAGYIGELTQLLAQVREDIGRDPAAVFLTGGMSRAGYLQQAVAAAFPQARLVRGNPSFGVVHGLAWAASH, via the coding sequence ATGAAGATCGGCATCGACTTTGGTACCAGCAACTCCGCCGCCGCCGCCGTGATCGAAGGCCAGGTAGTGCCGATCCGTTTTGGCGAGGCCGAGCAGTTCCGCACCACGGTGTATTTCCCCGAGGTCATGCGTGACCCCAATGATTTCGAGCTGACTCCGGCGCTGGAGCATGAACTGCACCGCCTGATCGATGCCGCTTCCCGTGAGGCGCGAGCCGCAGGCCAGGACCGTGCGCCCGATGCGTTGCGCCGTGAAGCGCTGCGGGTGGTGCGTCGGCAATGGATGGAAGAGCAGATGCGGCAGCCGCTCAGCTCCACTACGCTGCTGCAGAACGCGGTGTACGGCGACGAGGCACTGGAAGCCTACTTCGAGGAGAACGAAGGCAACCTGGTGCAGAGCCCGAAGTCGATGCTCGGCTACAACCTGCACCCGCGCGCACGCCAGACCATCACCGGTATTGCCACGCACATCCTGGAGCACATCCGGCTGACCGCGTCACGGCAGCTGGATGCGCCGGTGCGCACCGCCACGCTGGGCCGGCCGGTACAGTTCCGCAGCTCGATCGGTGCGGCAGGCAATGACCAGGCGCTGGAGATTCTGCACACCGCCGCGATCGCGGCCGGTTTCGACAGCGTGGATTTTCTCGAGGAACCGGCCGCGGCGGCGATGCACTATCACGCTGAAAGCGCCGACGAGCACGATGCCCTGGTGGTCGATATCGGCGGCGGCACTACCGACATCGCGCACGCCCGGGTGGGCGGCACACGGGCCCCCACCATCCACCGCGCCTGGGGTATTGCCCGCGGTGGTACCGACATCGATCTGGCGCTGAGCCTGTCCGGCTACATGCCGCTGTTTGGTCGCGGCATCAGCCGCGTGCCCGCGCATCACTATGTGGAAGCGGCGATGGTGCAGGACATGCCGCGGCAGCGCGAATTCCGCCAGCACAGCTATCGCGATGTCGACGCCCCTTGGGGCAAGCGCCTGCAGGCGCTTCAGGACACGGGCAACACGGCGCGGCTCTATCGCGAGGTGGAGCGCTGCAAGATCGCCCTGAGCAGTGCCCCCACCCATGACAGCGTGCTGGACTTCATCGAGCGCGATCTGGCCCTGCACACCAGTGCGGAGCAGCTGGGTGCCGCCGCTGCGGGTTACATCGGAGAGTTGACCCAGCTGTTGGCACAGGTCCGTGAGGACATTGGTCGCGACCCCGCCGCCGTGTTCCTGACCGGTGGCATGTCGCGCGCCGGCTACCTGCAGCAGGCCGTGGCGGCGGCGTTTCCACAGGCCCGTCTGGTCCGCGGCAATCCCTCGTTCGGCGTCGTCCACGGCCTGGCCTGGGCCGCAAGCCATTGA
- a CDS encoding DUF998 domain-containing protein has product MPSSIRAHASIAMVALLALCAFVLTALWTQWARDDLDWVQATLSLYLHGPWGLALRTAYCVLAVAIMLLAWSLHAGLQSPRRSAAAPLLFVVAGLGLMGVAIGDSWLPEMAPLLAPLVHGLAANTAFLCVSVAMLLQSWYLRADPRWSRWAALAWWWAWLCFALLWLHVLWRGPPRGAGQKLVIAVVVLWLAAVALQQWRQTRLELRKAGLCTSPCRATGVS; this is encoded by the coding sequence ATGCCTTCTTCGATTCGTGCCCATGCATCGATTGCGATGGTGGCGCTGCTGGCCTTGTGCGCCTTCGTGCTCACCGCGCTGTGGACCCAATGGGCGCGGGATGATCTGGACTGGGTACAGGCGACCCTGAGCCTGTACCTGCACGGCCCCTGGGGCCTGGCGTTGCGCACCGCCTATTGCGTGCTGGCAGTGGCGATCATGCTGCTGGCGTGGTCGCTGCATGCCGGGCTGCAGTCGCCGCGGCGCAGTGCCGCCGCGCCGTTGTTGTTCGTCGTGGCCGGCCTTGGCTTGATGGGGGTCGCAATAGGCGACAGCTGGCTGCCGGAGATGGCTCCCTTGCTGGCCCCCCTGGTGCACGGCCTGGCCGCCAACACCGCCTTTCTGTGCGTGAGCGTGGCCATGCTGCTGCAGAGCTGGTACCTGCGCGCTGACCCGCGCTGGAGCCGCTGGGCGGCGCTGGCATGGTGGTGGGCCTGGCTGTGCTTCGCGCTGCTGTGGCTGCACGTGTTGTGGCGCGGTCCGCCGCGCGGGGCGGGTCAGAAGCTGGTCATCGCGGTGGTGGTGCTGTGGCTGGCGGCGGTCGCCCTGCAGCAATGGCGACAGACCCGCCTCGAACTGCGTAAGGCCGGGCTCTGTACATCCCCTTGCCGCGCCACCGGCGTATCGTGA
- a CDS encoding M48 metallopeptidase family protein → MPPLKYLAGYPAALQHQVRELIAADRLGPWLQQRYVEPHQVRNDRQLYDYTQALKERYLRQSVPLSKVIYDSRLQVLKHALGTHTTVSRVQGSRLKSSREIRIATVFREAPAPFLKMIVVHELAHLKESDHNKAFYQLCTHMEPDYHQLEFGLRMYLTHLDARPD, encoded by the coding sequence ATGCCCCCCTTGAAGTACCTTGCCGGTTACCCCGCCGCCCTGCAGCATCAGGTGCGGGAGCTGATCGCGGCCGACCGCCTGGGGCCCTGGCTTCAGCAGCGCTATGTGGAACCGCACCAGGTGCGCAACGACCGCCAGTTGTATGACTACACGCAGGCCCTGAAAGAGCGCTACCTGCGCCAGTCGGTTCCTTTGTCCAAAGTGATCTACGACAGCCGGCTGCAGGTACTCAAGCATGCACTGGGCACGCATACGACTGTCTCGCGGGTGCAGGGCAGCCGTCTCAAATCCAGCCGGGAGATCCGTATCGCAACCGTATTCCGCGAGGCGCCCGCCCCGTTCCTGAAAATGATCGTGGTCCACGAACTGGCCCATCTGAAGGAATCCGATCACAACAAGGCGTTCTACCAGCTGTGCACCCACATGGAGCCGGACTATCACCAGCTGGAGTTCGGGCTGCGCATGTACCTGACCCATCTCGACGCCCGGCCGGACTGA
- a CDS encoding DUF4097 family beta strand repeat-containing protein: MHYRLRMIAAVTLLLPLALQAATRVDERHPLAAGGRVEVSNIAGKVTVRGWDRNEVALTGSLADGLRLQQDKSTNRVRWEVIYPRNSRNNGGATLELRVPRSVEVQLGTVSADIDVAGVDLRRLAANAVSGDITAAGRSGEAALATVSGSVRAQVQTQRLALRAVSGDIQAGGGIAGEVAAETVSGDIRLDTAQVQRLAAEAVSGSLSVGTAGLSPGGKVTLETVSGSIALALPAKVSARLAVKTFSGAIQSDAGEVERPRYGPGRSLDTRLGAGDGDISINAHSGNVRVTLGGR; encoded by the coding sequence ATGCACTACCGCCTGCGAATGATTGCCGCCGTGACCCTGCTGCTGCCCCTGGCGCTGCAGGCGGCAACCCGTGTCGATGAGCGCCATCCACTGGCGGCCGGCGGCCGGGTGGAGGTCAGCAACATTGCCGGCAAGGTCACTGTGCGTGGCTGGGACCGCAACGAGGTGGCGCTGACCGGCAGCCTGGCCGATGGCCTGCGCCTGCAGCAGGACAAAAGCACCAACCGGGTACGCTGGGAAGTCATCTACCCGCGCAACAGCCGTAACAATGGCGGTGCCACCCTGGAGCTGCGCGTGCCGCGTTCGGTGGAGGTGCAGCTGGGGACGGTCAGTGCGGACATCGACGTGGCCGGTGTCGACCTGCGCCGGCTGGCCGCCAATGCAGTCAGCGGCGACATCACTGCCGCAGGGCGCAGTGGCGAGGCTGCCCTGGCCACGGTCAGTGGCAGCGTCCGCGCGCAGGTGCAGACCCAGCGCCTGGCATTGCGGGCGGTGAGCGGTGACATCCAGGCCGGGGGTGGAATTGCCGGTGAAGTCGCGGCGGAGACAGTGTCCGGCGACATCCGCCTGGACACCGCGCAGGTGCAGCGACTGGCCGCTGAAGCGGTGTCTGGCAGCTTGAGTGTGGGCACCGCCGGGTTGTCTCCTGGCGGCAAGGTCACGCTGGAAACGGTCAGCGGCTCGATTGCGCTGGCGCTGCCGGCCAAGGTCTCGGCGCGGCTGGCGGTGAAGACCTTCAGCGGTGCCATCCAGTCCGATGCCGGCGAGGTCGAGCGGCCGCGCTACGGTCCGGGTCGCAGCCTGGACACCCGCCTGGGTGCTGGAGATGGCGATATCTCGATCAATGCCCATTCGGGCAACGTGCGGGTAACGTTGGGCGGTCGTTGA
- a CDS encoding HD domain-containing protein, with the protein MTFAPVLLPAAMQADLEAAYAMPPRAYHSFAHVRAVLQHCQDVAEGPGWTQPREVQLAALYHDAIYDAGRSDNEARSAALARAQIERWLPGAGVDVGRVEQLIGLTARHGALGRGDVDDQAALFLDCDMAILGAPAEVFDAYDRGIAEEYAGHVPGFLFRLNRRKFLTQLLKRPRIFLSDFFHQRLDAAARANLSRRLGR; encoded by the coding sequence ATGACCTTCGCACCCGTGCTCCTGCCGGCGGCCATGCAGGCCGACCTCGAAGCCGCTTACGCGATGCCGCCGCGGGCGTACCACAGCTTCGCCCACGTGCGCGCCGTGCTGCAGCACTGCCAGGACGTGGCCGAAGGTCCCGGCTGGACCCAACCGCGCGAGGTGCAGCTGGCGGCGCTGTATCACGACGCGATCTATGACGCCGGGCGCAGCGACAACGAAGCTCGCTCTGCCGCGCTGGCACGGGCGCAAATCGAGCGCTGGCTGCCTGGAGCCGGCGTCGACGTGGGGCGGGTGGAGCAGCTGATCGGACTGACCGCCCGCCACGGTGCGCTGGGGCGGGGCGACGTGGACGACCAGGCCGCGCTGTTCCTGGATTGCGACATGGCCATTCTGGGAGCCCCGGCCGAAGTCTTCGACGCCTACGACCGTGGTATCGCCGAGGAATACGCCGGGCATGTGCCGGGCTTCCTGTTCCGGCTCAACCGGCGCAAGTTCCTGACCCAACTGCTGAAGCGGCCGCGTATTTTTCTCAGCGACTTCTTCCACCAGCGCCTGGATGCGGCGGCGCGCGCCAACCTGAGTCGTCGGCTGGGCCGTTGA
- a CDS encoding DUF2058 domain-containing protein, whose amino-acid sequence MAKGNPLQQQLLKAGLVKKSQVSQAAREQEKARHGKGPAAPTDSQREADRLRAEKAERDRAIEAERKAGAQAQERKAQIRQIIETQKVARDGDSEYRFNDGTLIRTLLVNAALRRQLAVGSLVIVRFGDGFELVPRAAADKIRERDAGVIVLDNGQNKGHDEPSTGNAEDDAYYAQFQVPDDLIW is encoded by the coding sequence ATGGCAAAGGGTAACCCTCTGCAGCAACAGCTGCTCAAGGCCGGCCTGGTGAAGAAGTCCCAGGTCTCCCAGGCTGCGCGCGAGCAGGAAAAGGCACGGCACGGCAAGGGCCCGGCGGCCCCAACCGACAGCCAGCGTGAAGCCGACCGTCTGCGCGCGGAAAAGGCTGAACGCGACCGGGCCATCGAGGCCGAGCGCAAGGCCGGTGCGCAGGCGCAGGAACGCAAGGCGCAGATCCGCCAGATCATCGAAACCCAGAAGGTGGCCCGGGACGGTGACAGCGAGTACCGCTTCAACGACGGCACGCTGATCCGCACCCTGCTGGTCAATGCCGCCCTGCGCCGGCAGCTGGCGGTCGGCAGCCTGGTGATCGTGCGCTTCGGCGATGGCTTCGAACTGGTGCCACGCGCCGCGGCCGACAAGATCCGCGAACGCGATGCCGGGGTGATCGTGCTCGACAACGGCCAGAACAAGGGCCATGACGAGCCCAGCACCGGCAATGCCGAAGACGACGCCTACTACGCCCAGTTCCAGGTGCCGGACGATCTCATCTGGTAA
- a CDS encoding DksA/TraR family C4-type zinc finger protein — protein sequence MATGWAGDGAVQDQIDATVDDAIQRARAQLRQGPGLTHCEHCDALIPEARRRAVPGVRLCIACQEEQDAAEHDSAGYNRRGSKDSQLR from the coding sequence ATGGCAACCGGTTGGGCAGGAGACGGCGCGGTCCAGGACCAGATCGACGCCACTGTCGACGACGCCATCCAGCGCGCCCGCGCCCAGTTGCGACAGGGCCCGGGCTTGACCCACTGCGAACACTGCGACGCCCTCATCCCCGAGGCGCGGCGCAGGGCCGTACCCGGCGTGCGCCTGTGCATTGCCTGCCAGGAAGAACAGGATGCGGCCGAACACGACAGCGCCGGCTACAACCGGCGCGGTAGCAAGGACAGTCAGCTTCGCTGA
- a CDS encoding mechanosensitive ion channel family protein: MKEHLPVWTHAWLHYAVPALQILGTLLVAWLLRLIARRVIRRIAEHYTLPPEMVMGARRVFAFVVYFTALLVILNIVGVSATVVWTAFTGFAAVGAVAFFAAWSVLSNIFCTLLIFTTRPFRLHDYIEVLENGEKPGLKGRVIDINLIYSTLQEHGEGHEGTVLQVPNNMFFQRTVRRWRDPSQAPGGIQGDG; the protein is encoded by the coding sequence ATGAAAGAGCACCTGCCCGTCTGGACCCACGCATGGCTCCACTACGCGGTCCCTGCCCTGCAGATCCTGGGCACCCTGCTGGTTGCCTGGCTGCTGCGCCTGATCGCGCGGCGGGTCATACGGCGCATTGCCGAACACTACACGCTGCCGCCGGAAATGGTGATGGGTGCCCGGCGGGTGTTCGCCTTCGTGGTCTATTTCACCGCCCTGCTGGTCATCCTGAACATCGTCGGGGTATCGGCCACCGTAGTGTGGACGGCCTTTACCGGCTTTGCCGCGGTGGGCGCGGTGGCGTTCTTCGCCGCATGGAGCGTGCTGTCGAACATCTTCTGCACGCTGCTGATCTTTACTACCCGCCCGTTCCGCCTGCACGACTACATCGAGGTGCTGGAGAACGGTGAGAAGCCCGGGCTGAAGGGGAGGGTCATCGACATCAACCTGATCTACTCCACCCTCCAGGAACACGGCGAAGGGCACGAAGGCACGGTGCTGCAGGTACCCAACAACATGTTCTTCCAGCGCACGGTGCGCCGCTGGCGCGATCCGTCGCAGGCACCCGGTGGGATTCAGGGGGACGGCTGA
- a CDS encoding tetratricopeptide repeat protein — MSTVNVRALLILPLVALLAAAPVRADPLRAPAVTLPAVQVAAEPSMGTPPSADQILAIPPALRTLLQQRVIAAANSREQRLEKLVHLIFDADGMHLEYDPYATHTLTETWQTGRANCLSFTLLFVTLARAAGIDARVQEVAQVMTWYQDEGVIYSVGHVNAGVELNDRTAVVDLDRNVLYDRYGPRPITEQRALAHFYNNRGAQAMAAGDLPTARTYLKAALDLSPEFTPGWNNLGVLDTREGRMPQARQDLETALRLQPRHAAALTNASALYQRLGEPQLAQQLAKRLQQVERKDPFAQFRMGNQAEERKDYDKAIHYYRQAIALYGTAHQFHFGLARAYFLAGDNSRASKEMQRARDLAGEDASVLRAAYQAKLDSLKRWQKRTAAN, encoded by the coding sequence ATGTCCACCGTGAACGTTCGCGCCCTGCTGATACTCCCGCTGGTGGCGCTGCTGGCGGCCGCGCCGGTTCGGGCCGACCCGCTGCGCGCGCCAGCCGTCACACTGCCTGCGGTACAGGTTGCCGCCGAGCCGTCGATGGGCACGCCGCCCAGCGCCGACCAGATTCTGGCCATACCGCCGGCATTACGGACCCTGCTGCAGCAACGCGTGATCGCAGCCGCCAACTCCCGCGAGCAACGGCTGGAAAAGCTGGTTCACCTCATCTTCGATGCTGACGGCATGCATCTGGAGTACGACCCCTACGCCACCCACACGCTGACCGAAACCTGGCAGACCGGGCGCGCCAACTGCCTGTCATTCACGCTGCTGTTCGTCACCCTGGCGCGCGCTGCCGGCATTGATGCGCGGGTGCAGGAGGTGGCGCAGGTGATGACGTGGTACCAGGACGAAGGCGTGATCTACAGCGTCGGGCATGTGAATGCGGGGGTGGAACTGAACGACCGCACTGCCGTGGTCGACCTGGACCGCAATGTGCTCTACGACCGTTACGGTCCTCGGCCGATCACCGAGCAGCGTGCCTTGGCGCACTTCTACAACAACCGCGGCGCACAGGCCATGGCGGCGGGCGACCTGCCCACGGCCAGAACCTATCTGAAGGCCGCACTGGACCTGTCGCCGGAGTTCACCCCGGGCTGGAACAACCTGGGCGTGCTGGACACGCGCGAAGGCCGCATGCCGCAGGCACGGCAGGATCTCGAGACCGCGCTGCGGCTGCAGCCGCGCCATGCGGCCGCATTGACCAATGCCAGTGCGCTGTACCAGCGCCTGGGCGAACCGCAGCTGGCACAACAGCTGGCCAAGCGGCTGCAGCAGGTGGAGCGCAAGGACCCCTTTGCCCAGTTCCGGATGGGCAACCAGGCCGAGGAGCGCAAGGACTACGACAAGGCCATCCACTATTACCGGCAGGCCATTGCCCTGTACGGCACCGCGCACCAGTTCCACTTCGGCCTGGCGCGGGCCTATTTCCTGGCCGGAGACAACAGCCGGGCCTCAAAGGAAATGCAGCGCGCGCGCGACCTGGCCGGCGAGGACGCCAGCGTGCTGCGTGCCGCCTACCAGGCCAAGCTGGACAGCCTGAAACGCTGGCAGAAACGCACCGCTGCGAATTGA
- a CDS encoding zinc ribbon domain-containing protein YjdM, translated as MSAVPACPQCTLENTYADGALFICADCGHEWAAGDADTSGVVVRDSNGNVLASGDTVTVIKDLKVKGSSIPLKQGTVIRNIRLVEDDAEHIEGNSDKIKGLVLKTCFLKKA; from the coding sequence ATGTCTGCCGTTCCTGCCTGTCCGCAATGCACCCTTGAAAACACCTACGCCGACGGCGCGCTGTTCATCTGCGCCGATTGTGGTCACGAATGGGCGGCGGGCGATGCCGATACGTCCGGCGTGGTGGTCCGCGACAGCAATGGCAATGTGCTGGCAAGCGGCGACACGGTCACCGTGATCAAGGACCTGAAAGTGAAGGGATCCTCCATTCCGCTCAAGCAGGGCACGGTGATCCGCAACATTCGGCTGGTCGAGGATGACGCCGAGCACATCGAAGGCAACTCGGACAAGATCAAGGGACTGGTGCTGAAGACCTGCTTCCTCAAGAAGGCCTGA
- a CDS encoding rRNA pseudouridine synthase, with amino-acid sequence MTDPIRLDKRLTQLLGCSRGDAQRYIEGGWVTVDGNVVEQPQALVTNELVALREHAEAGRTASVSMLLHKPAGTRADQLCALVTPDSRSDLDATGVNLLQRHFHGLQLGMALSAEDSGMVVVSQDGRMLSFLKDRSPTLEQEYVVEVSGELAPYGLARLAHGLSYRGWPLPPCKVSWQSETRLRFAIKPVQPGQLRDMCAQVGLQVVSIRRLRIGRVAMGKLAPGQWRYLAPDERF; translated from the coding sequence ATGACCGACCCGATCCGACTCGACAAGCGCCTCACCCAGCTGCTGGGCTGCTCGCGCGGCGACGCCCAGCGCTACATCGAAGGCGGCTGGGTGACGGTGGACGGGAACGTGGTGGAACAGCCGCAGGCGCTGGTCACCAACGAACTGGTGGCGCTGCGCGAGCATGCCGAAGCCGGTCGCACTGCGTCGGTCAGCATGCTGCTGCATAAACCCGCGGGTACCCGTGCCGACCAGCTGTGCGCCCTGGTCACGCCCGACAGCCGCAGCGACCTGGACGCAACCGGCGTGAATCTGCTGCAGCGCCACTTCCACGGCCTGCAGCTGGGCATGGCGTTGTCAGCCGAAGACAGCGGCATGGTCGTGGTGAGCCAGGACGGCCGCATGCTGTCGTTCCTGAAAGACCGCAGCCCGACGCTGGAACAGGAATACGTGGTGGAGGTCAGCGGCGAACTGGCCCCTTATGGCCTGGCGCGACTGGCGCATGGCCTGAGCTATCGAGGCTGGCCACTGCCGCCGTGCAAGGTCAGCTGGCAGAGCGAGACCCGGCTGCGCTTTGCGATCAAACCGGTGCAGCCGGGCCAGCTGCGCGACATGTGCGCGCAGGTGGGGCTGCAGGTGGTGAGCATCCGCCGCCTGCGCATCGGCCGCGTTGCGATGGGCAAGCTGGCCCCGGGCCAGTGGCGCTATCTGGCACCGGACGAGCGGTTCTAG
- a CDS encoding oxidoreductase-like domain-containing protein, whose amino-acid sequence MPDSVPLPDADPRPLPPEEPGPNECCGSGCPLCVLDLYSDELQRYRTALAAWKLRHPDAAP is encoded by the coding sequence ATGCCCGATTCCGTTCCGCTGCCTGATGCCGATCCCCGCCCGCTGCCGCCGGAAGAGCCCGGTCCCAACGAATGTTGCGGCAGCGGTTGCCCGTTGTGCGTGCTGGATCTGTACAGCGACGAGCTGCAGCGGTACCGCACTGCGCTGGCGGCGTGGAAGCTGCGCCATCCCGATGCAGCTCCCTGA
- a CDS encoding RNA polymerase sigma factor, producing MLDTTMLPPPTTEGHDADDDALVRAAVAGDTGAYERIYRRHSPRLYAVLWRLCGGNAARAEDALQDAFLQAWRALPGFRFESSLGTWLHRLGVNAALMELRGQAGRESDIEEGVELLEQLPGPQRCAGTALDLERALETLPPRARAVLVLHDIEGWKHHEIADQLQMAVGSSKAHLHRARGLLRAQLGEPA from the coding sequence ATGCTCGACACCACCATGCTTCCGCCGCCCACCACCGAAGGCCACGACGCCGATGACGACGCGCTGGTGCGTGCGGCGGTGGCGGGCGATACCGGTGCTTACGAACGCATTTACCGGAGGCATTCACCCCGCCTCTATGCGGTGTTATGGCGGCTGTGCGGCGGCAATGCCGCGCGCGCGGAGGACGCCCTGCAGGACGCTTTCCTTCAGGCATGGCGTGCATTGCCGGGCTTTCGCTTCGAAAGCAGCCTGGGTACCTGGCTGCACCGGCTGGGGGTGAACGCGGCATTGATGGAGCTGCGTGGCCAGGCCGGCCGCGAGTCCGACATCGAAGAGGGTGTGGAACTGCTCGAGCAGCTGCCGGGGCCACAGCGCTGCGCCGGTACTGCGCTGGATCTGGAGCGCGCGCTGGAAACCCTGCCGCCCCGCGCGCGTGCCGTGCTGGTGCTGCACGACATTGAAGGCTGGAAACACCACGAGATTGCCGACCAGCTGCAGATGGCGGTGGGCAGCTCAAAGGCACATCTGCATCGTGCGCGCGGACTGTTGCGCGCGCAGTTGGGAGAACCCGCATGA
- a CDS encoding phospholipase D family protein yields MCRLLRWVILLLALVALLVLSGLLLADYLTPKAVGTPSTSLPLQPAQSAIDREVERLQALHPQQSGVAFLSDGLDAYAARAVITRHAARSLDLQYYIWHDDLIGHLMVQELHQAAERGVRVRILLDDMNAHDKDALMMALDEHPNIEIRLYNPFRNRDGLWRLVEMVQRFFSVNHRMHNKAWIADGRVAIVGGRNIGEEYFSARPDVNFRDLDLLVAGPVVGQASTIFDDYWNSETALPIAALAFHTPAQLKLLLRESANEARLEAAQPYLRRVQQSPTARAFFLEPARLHWSDRVEIVSDPAMKHRRDDRERWLVTRLVRELEATRHKALLISPYFVPGDEGTDGFTALVARGATVGIVTNSLAANDVAAVHSGYMHYRVPLLRGGVHLYELKAHGGTDGGGLFGSSGASLHTKAFVLDDARGFVGSFNLDPRSAYLNTEMGVLFNDAVLAAQLRDEFLRLAAPEQSYWVDLDARGDVRWLDRAAQPPQLLDKEPDASWWQRASARMISWLPLESQL; encoded by the coding sequence ATGTGCCGTCTGCTGCGCTGGGTCATTCTGCTGCTGGCCCTGGTGGCACTGCTGGTGCTCAGCGGCCTGCTGCTGGCCGACTACCTGACGCCCAAGGCCGTTGGCACGCCCAGCACGTCACTGCCGCTGCAGCCCGCCCAGAGCGCCATCGACCGCGAGGTGGAGCGGCTGCAGGCACTGCACCCACAGCAATCGGGTGTTGCGTTCCTCTCAGACGGACTTGACGCTTACGCCGCGCGCGCGGTCATCACCCGGCATGCGGCACGCAGCCTGGATCTGCAGTACTACATCTGGCACGACGACCTCATCGGCCACCTGATGGTGCAGGAACTGCACCAGGCCGCCGAACGCGGCGTGCGCGTGCGCATCCTGCTTGACGACATGAACGCGCATGACAAGGACGCGTTGATGATGGCGCTGGATGAGCACCCCAACATCGAGATCCGCCTGTACAACCCGTTCCGCAACCGCGACGGCCTGTGGCGGCTGGTGGAAATGGTGCAGCGCTTTTTCAGCGTGAATCACCGCATGCACAACAAGGCCTGGATCGCCGACGGCCGGGTCGCCATTGTCGGCGGCCGCAACATTGGCGAGGAGTACTTCAGCGCGCGTCCCGACGTGAACTTCCGCGACCTCGACCTGCTGGTGGCCGGGCCCGTGGTGGGCCAGGCCAGCACCATCTTCGACGACTACTGGAACAGCGAGACCGCCTTGCCGATTGCCGCATTGGCGTTCCACACCCCCGCACAGTTGAAGCTGCTGCTGCGCGAATCGGCCAACGAAGCACGACTGGAAGCTGCGCAGCCTTATCTGCGGCGCGTGCAGCAGTCGCCTACGGCGCGCGCCTTCTTCCTGGAGCCGGCTCGCCTGCACTGGAGCGACCGGGTCGAGATTGTGTCCGATCCGGCGATGAAGCATCGGCGGGACGACCGTGAGCGCTGGCTGGTGACCCGTCTGGTCCGCGAACTGGAAGCAACCCGGCACAAGGCGTTGCTCATCTCCCCCTACTTCGTGCCTGGCGATGAGGGCACCGACGGGTTTACCGCACTGGTCGCCCGCGGGGCGACCGTGGGCATCGTGACCAACTCGCTGGCCGCCAATGACGTCGCCGCTGTGCACAGCGGATACATGCACTACCGCGTGCCGCTGCTGCGCGGTGGCGTGCATCTGTACGAACTGAAGGCGCATGGCGGCACCGACGGCGGTGGCCTGTTCGGCAGCAGCGGAGCCAGCCTGCATACCAAGGCGTTCGTACTGGATGACGCACGCGGGTTTGTAGGCTCGTTCAACCTGGACCCGCGTTCGGCCTATCTCAACACGGAGATGGGCGTGCTGTTCAACGATGCGGTTCTGGCCGCGCAGCTGCGTGATGAATTTCTGCGACTGGCGGCACCGGAGCAGAGCTACTGGGTGGATCTGGATGCACGCGGCGACGTGCGCTGGCTGGATCGTGCCGCGCAGCCACCTCAGCTGTTGGACAAGGAACCCGATGCGTCGTGGTGGCAGCGCGCGAGTGCGCGGATGATCAGCTGGCTGCCGCTCGAGTCGCAGCTGTAA